GACATTATTTGTTGGGAGTAATGTATATTGGTGCTTTAATTGTTTCTCATTTAGAAAGAAGGCGGGGCGTGGGTATCAAATTGATTAGGTATGCTGAAAATTATGCCAGGAAACATAATCTCCATTTGATTTATTTAGAGGCTGGAGCCGATTGGCAAGCGGTTAAATTTTATCGTTCGTTGGGATACAAATCAGTTTTTAGATTCAGAAAGTTTTTTGGCAAAAAGGACTTTTTATTTTTTGTTAAATATTTAAAATAACCCCCGTATGCTTAATAAAAAATTGCACTTGAATGAAAATTTATTTTCTGACAAAGTTGAGAAAAAATCAACCCGGGCCGGGTTTGGTTCTGGTTTAATTAAAGCCGGAGAAAAAAATTCTAATATTGTGGCACTGACCGGTGATTTAATGGAATCAACCAAAATTGATGGGTTTGCGAAAAAATTTCCCGCGCGGTTTTTTGAGAGCGGTGTGGCTGAACAAAATATGATTACGATTGCTTCGGGTTTAGCCGCGTCCGGCAAGATTCCGTTTGCCGCTTCTTACGCAGTTTTTTCTCCGGAGAGGAACTGGGAACAGATTAGGACGACAATTGCTTATAATAATGTGCCGGTTAAGATAATCGGCGCCCATACAGGTTTATTAACTGGCCCGGACGGAGCTACTCATCAAGCTTTAGAGGATATTGCTTTGATGAGGATTTTGCCGAATTTAGAAGTGATTGTCCCGTGCGATTATTTTGAGGCAGAAAAAGCAACTTTAGCGATAACAGAAACTAACAAACCGAGTTATCTCCGGTTAACTCGGCCAGATATTCCAATAATTACCACAGAAAAAACTCCGTTTGAGATTGGCAAAGTCCAGGTGTTTTGGCAAACAAAAAAACCGCAAGTAACCATTATTGCCGCTGGAGAG
This genomic window from Patescibacteria group bacterium contains:
- a CDS encoding GNAT family N-acetyltransferase, encoding MRIVLAKNKTPELGRFGKREWALVNPEHFGKEINWGYAKKKEFRFVAKEGEKILGVLSGHYLLGVMYIGALIVSHLERRRGVGIKLIRYAENYARKHNLHLIYLEAGADWQAVKFYRSLGYKSVFRFRKFFGKKDFLFFVKYLK
- a CDS encoding transketolase C-terminal domain-containing protein; the encoded protein is MLNKKLHLNENLFSDKVEKKSTRAGFGSGLIKAGEKNSNIVALTGDLMESTKIDGFAKKFPARFFESGVAEQNMITIASGLAASGKIPFAASYAVFSPERNWEQIRTTIAYNNVPVKIIGAHTGLLTGPDGATHQALEDIALMRILPNLEVIVPCDYFEAEKATLAITETNKPSYLRLTRPDIPIITTEKTPFEIGKVQVFWQTKKPQVTIIAAGEMVYYSLLAARELGGEGIEVEVINLSTVKPLDTKTILELVEKSGRVITVEDHQVAGGMGSAVAEFLAEICPVPIKFIGVRDQFGQSGQPEELLNYYGLNVENIKKAVKEIQKHHQDR